A genomic region of Zea mays cultivar B73 chromosome 6, Zm-B73-REFERENCE-NAM-5.0, whole genome shotgun sequence contains the following coding sequences:
- the LOC100281939 gene encoding 60S ribosomal protein L29-like, translating to MAKSKNHTAHNQSFKAHKNGIKKPKRHRQTSTKGMDPKFLRNLRYSRKGNKKSGEAESEE from the exons ATGGCCAAGTCGAAGAACCACACGGCGCATAACCAGTCGTTCAAGGCGCACAAGAACGGCATCAAGAAGCCCAAGCGCCACCGCCAGACCTCCACCAAGGGG ATGGACCCGAAGTTTCTGAGGAACTTGAGGTACTCAAGGAAGGGCAACAAGAAGAGtggcgaggctgagtccgaggagTAA
- the LOC103630247 gene encoding putative receptor protein kinase ZmPK1, whose protein sequence is MTNAHPATSSEALTPPMAALALALALASITLSTLAPRPLPLMTSAFSYTAPHDTIPRKSRLIVEEYKTRILRSSPDGTFSCGFHQIYDGAFTFSVWYTNSSTDGDDTAAIVWSANRGRPVHAWGAAVALRKDGSMVLTDYDGTVVWQAQESSSSPDAGAAQYAQLLDTGNLVLKNSSGAIVWQSFDSPTDTFLPTQRIAETSRLVSTTELQLPGHYAFRFSDQSILSLIYDDTNVTSVYWPDPDFQYYENSRNLYNSTRIASLGPSGDIFSSDFANSQHELAAADRGAAGILRRLRLDRDGNLRLYSLNSSDGTGTWSVSWVAESQPCKTHGLCGPYGICHYSPAPVCSCPPGYQMTNPGNWTQGCRPAVDIPCDDDGEQNLTFLELRNTDYWGSDQERIEKVSLETCKDTCLRDCSCKGVQYQEGNGTCYPKSLLFNGRSFPTPTVRTMYIKLPSLSLKASKLPIPQSNVLDSSVPHRLRCDPVTSTTIMEKDSHRRTDQEEPRWIYYFYGFVGAFFVIEVFFFAFAWFFVLRRELRSSQVWAAEEGYKMMTNHFRMYSYRELAKATEKFTHELGWGGTTYKGVLDDGRAVAVKRLGNIRQHSREEFHDELHVIARINHMNLVRMYGFCSERSHRMLVLEYADRGSLADVLFRGRGRGGNNNNSKTSSSLDWKQRFSVALGVAKGLAYLHHECLEWIVHCNLKPENILLDQDLEPKIADFGLAKLLSRSGSGPARNVTPTRARGTVGYIAPEWVSGLPITAKADVYSYGVVLLELVSGTRVFDLVLKGEEDDRAHAHAVLKKFVRMVSYRLDKDEPFWVAEFVDLRLGGEFDCSQVKGMLRLAVSCLEEERKKRPTMESVVQSLLSVNSAGSQ, encoded by the coding sequence ATGACGAATGCTCATCCCGCCACCAGCTCTGAAGCTCTGACACCACCCATGGCGGCTCTCGCTCTCGCCCTTGCCCTCGCCAGCATCACCCTCTCCACGCTTGCTCCACGACCCCTGCCCCTGATGACCAGCGCCTTCTCCTATACCGCACCGCATGACACTATACCACGGAAATCCCGGCTCATCGTCGAGGAGTACAAGACCCGAATCCTGCGGTCGTCACCGGACGGCACCTTCTCCTGCGGCTTCCACCAGATCTACGACGGCGCCTTCACCTTCTCGGTATGGTACACCAACTCCTCGACCGACGGCGACGACACGGCCGCCATCGTGTGGAGCGCCAACCGCGGCCGCCCGGTGCACGCCTGGGGCGCGGCCGTCGCCCTGCGCAAGGACGGGAGCATGGTGCTCACCGACTACGACGGCACGGTCGTGTGGCAGGCCCAGGAGAGCAGTTCGTCCCCGGACGCGGGCGCGGCCCAGTACGCGCAGCTGCTGGACACCGGGAACCTGGTCCTCAAGAACTCCAGCGGCGCCATCGTGTGGCAGAGCTTCGACTCGCCGACCGACACCTTCCTCCCCACGCAGCGCATCGCGGAGACGTCCAGGCTAGTCTCCACCACCGAGCTGCAGCTCCCCGGCCACTACGCCTTCCGCTTCAGCGACCAGTCCATCCTGTCGCTCATATACGACGACACCAACGTCACCAGCGTGTACTGGCCGGACCCCGACTTCCAGTACTACGAGAACAGCAGGAACCTGTACAACAGCACCAGGATCGCGAGCCTTGGCCCATCCGGGGACATCTTCTCGAGCGACTTCGCGAACAGCCAGCATGAGCTCGCCGCCGCTGACAGAGGCGCCGCTGGTATCCTGAGAAGGCTTAGGCTGGACCGCGACGGGAACCTCAGGCTCTACAGTCTCAACAGCTCGGACGGGACCGGGACGTGGTCGGTCTCATGGGTTGCCGAGTCCCAGCCATGCAAGACCCACGGCCTCTGTGGCCCGTACGGGATATGCCACTACTCGCCTGCGCCGGTGTGTTCTTGCCCGCCTGGCTACCAGATGACGAACCCGGGCAACTGGACGCAAGGTTGCCGGCCTGCTGTGGACATACCTTGCGACGACGACGGGGAGCAAAACCTGACCTTTCTGGAGCTACGGAACACCGATTACTGGGGATCTGATCAGGAACGCATCGAGAAGGTGTCACTGGAAACCTGCAAGGATACGTGCTTAAGAGACTGCTCCTGCAAGGGGGTTCAGTACCAGGAAGGGAACGGTACGTGCTACCCGAAGTCTCTCCTCTTCAACGGGAGGTCCTTCCCGACGCCCACCGTGCGCACCATGTACATCAAACTCCCATCGTTAAGTCTGAAGGCATCAAAGCTCCCCATTCCGCAGTCCAACGTGCTTGATTCTTCGGTACCGCACCGGCTCAGGTGTGATCCAGTAACAAGCACGACGATCATGGAAAAGGACTCCCATAGGAGGACTGATCAGGAGGAGCCAAGATGGATCTACTACTTCTACGGGTTCGTCGGCGCCTTCTTCGTTATCGAGGTCTTCTTCTTCGCGTTCGCGTGGTTCTTCGTCCTGAGGAGGGAGCTGAGGTCGTCGCAGGTATGGGCAGCTGAGGAAGGCTACAAGATGATGACGAACCATTTCCGGATGTACAGCTACAGGGAGCTGGCCAAGGCGACCGAAAAGTTCACGCATGAGCTCGGATGGGGAGGCACTACCTACAAGGGGGTCCTGGACGACGGCCGAGCGGTGGCCGTCAAGAGACTGGGAAACATAAGGCAGCACAGCAGAGAGGAGTTCCACGACGAGCTGCACGTCATCGCAAGGATCAACCACATGAACCTGGTAAGGATGTACGGCTTCTGCTCGGAGAGGTCCCACAGGATGCTGGTCCTCGAGTACGCGGACAGAGGGTCCTTGGCCGACGTGCTGTTCAGAGGCAGAGGCAGAGGcggcaacaacaacaacagcaaaACCTCCTCCTCCCTAGACTGGAAGCAGAGATTCAGCGTGGCCCTGGGCGTCGCCAAGGGCCTGGCCTACCTCCACCACGAGTGCCTGGAGTGGATCGTCCACTGCAACCTGAAGCCCGAGAACATCCTGCTGGACCAGGACCTGGAGCCCAAGATCGCCGACTTCGGGCTGGCGAAGCTGCTCAGCAGGTCCGGGTCCGGGCCGGCCCGGAACGTGACGCCGACGCGGGCGCGAGGCACCGTGGGCTACATCGCCCCGGAGTGGGTGTCCGGCCTGCCTATCACGGCCAAGGCCGACGTGTACAGCTACGGCGTCGTGCTCCTTGAGCTGGTGTCGGGGACGCGGGTCTTCGACCTGGTACTCAAGGGCGAGGAGGACGACAGGGCGCATGCGCATGCGgtgctgaagaagttcgtcaggaTGGTCTCGTACAGGCTGGACAAGGATGAGCCGTTCTGGGTAGCGGAGTTCGTGGACTTGAGGCTGGGTGGTGAGTTCGACTGCTCGCAGGTGAAGGGGATGCTCAGGCTGGCCGTCTCGTGCTTGGAGGAAGAGAGGAAAAAGCGGCCCACCATGGAATCGGTAGTCCAGAGCCTCCTCTCGGTTAATTCAGCTGGAAGCCAATAG